Sequence from the Cervus canadensis isolate Bull #8, Minnesota chromosome 16, ASM1932006v1, whole genome shotgun sequence genome:
TTTAATTACAGAGGTAGcctaacactgctgctgctgctaagtcgcttcagtcatgtccgactctgtgtgaccccatagacggcagcccgccaggctcccctgtccctgggattctccaggcaagaacactggagtgggttgccatttccttctccaatgcatgaaagtgaaaagtgaaagggaagttgctcagtcgtgtctgactcttagcgaccccatggactgcagcccaccaggctcctccgtccatgggattttccaggcaagagtactggagtggggtgccattgccttctccaagcctAACACTACCTtcctccaaaaaaaaatcaagatgtattattttgaattttaccaAAAACCACCTGGCAAACTGAGATGTTATTCACCCTTGAGGATAATATCTCAGATAAGgcaacataaaattaaccagaaAGATTAGTTTAACTAATAATGCTCAGCAATATTGATAAGAGATGTGTAGTCAGCTTAAACTACATTCTTTGGGAAAATAATAAGGAATAAAATACGCTGTAGTAGATTTATTTTGCTATCCAAGAAGTTAAAACATTGATTTTAGGAAAGCATAACTTCTAGAAAGTTACAGAGGATGAGAATCTAGCTCTTTGATAGTTTTATAAAACTTTCCcactaaaacatttaaaatgaaataggaAAGTATGGTCCTggtacatttgttttaaaaatgaaagcaactaAAAACATTAAATTGGCGAGGCAAGGTAGATATTTACCAACAAGAAATCTAAATGCAGGTTCTGCTTCAGATCCTAGAATCTTAATCTTGTGGAAGATGGGGAATGTTACTCCGAAGTTATTTCTTGCAAAAGATACTACGTCCTTGCTCGGGCGGGGCTCCGATTCTCCAAACTGATTGCATGGAAAAGCCAAGACGCTGAAGTGGAATGGTCCAAACTCCTTGTGCAGTTCCTGCAGTGCTAAGTAATTTCTGTCTGTGAGTTGGCAGTCACTAGCCACGTTTACAACTAGTGCAACCTCccggaaaaagaaaaaaatccaaccggaaagtaaagcaaataaaagattaaaaaaaaattctgcaagtAGTTAAAACCCTAAACCATTTTGGAGGAATACAACCTTTGAAAGAtggttatttcatatttttatgaaatttattcCATACAGTAGATGTCCCCAATTCTACTGAAAATCATTACTTGAATGCCTGAGTTAAAACTCTGAAAGATCACAACCATTAATAAAGCCCTAGGTACTCatgaaagttttttgtttttttttttgaaagttttttttttaaataaaagataaatgattAACAGCTTTTTAATGCTGTTAGATTGTGGAGTTAATACTTTCATATTCACATTATATGGCATACTCCGTAATCACATTACTATTAGAATTTCCTAAACAATTTAAAGTATTAATCCAacacttaaaactttttaaagcaaatagtTAAGATAATCAGTTATCAATTAGTATATAAACTATGAGGGTACTGATGGCTAAAGTGATATACTAATAACATTTCTCTGAGGACTAAATTATAACATGCAGTAAAAAATGGACTGTTAAGACAGTAAGCAGAGAACATGGACAAAcaatagaaaaatcagaaagtgcAACTTACTTTGCCTTTAAACTTTTCCAGAGAAACCGCCCTTCCATTTGCATCTTTCACTTCAAAGGTATAAAAGCTGTTGATTTTAGGTTTTAGGAATTTGAGTTGTAGGAGGAATAGCATTACTGTGCACAGAACCATAGACAGCAAAACTGCAAATGCCTTTGCTTTGGGCCCTGAACATCTCAAAGGGTAGGCTGTGAGAGGCTCCATTTTGGATGATTCTAGAGGAAAGTCTCAGCAAGCTGGAATTCAAGGAGGAGCTGAAACTTGAAACCAGCTCTGCTTAACGGAAAGTCAGGAAGGACAGACTAGCTCCTGTCACTGCTGGGGAATAGAAAGCTCCTTCTCAGAGATGGAGCAAACTCCTAAATGAAGTAAAAAGCTCTAAAAATATCAACGTATATATGATGTCAGTTGtaatttttgcttgaaaaatgacctttttggTAGCTCTTTCATATCTGcccaacaaagaaaatatttcaccaGAAGATGGTGCCCTTGTATCTTAAAAGCTGTAAAGTACTTCCAGCAGTTGGCTGAATGTAGCGGATTGGGTGTTTTAATACCCAGTAGTTCAGAGTTTCAATTAAATTGGTCTATTAGTATGTCACCTAATCGGTaggaatttaatatttatatgtatataaagtcaTATGGCTTAAGCATACTGTAAGTTCAAGAAATTTATAGTGGAAAGGGCAGTGAAATATCTGAAAAGGCTACTTGCTCAGACCTTATCCAGCTAAGGCAGTGCCAGGtgaatatagtaaaaataaacagatgaaaaactgATGTCTTTAAAAAACTGTCCTCTATCATAAAACAAACTATAGTTCAgtgagttttcaaatttttggTTATGGTGCATAGTAAGAAATGCACTTTATGGTATAACTcagtacacacacagacaggTGTACCTGAGAAGTTTTATTAAATGAGGTTTCCCctttgaactgcagcacatcctggtctattgtggtttttttttttaattttttttctttttctattgtgtttttaaaacagCCTGCTTTTGATTTCAAAATGATTTCAAGGTTCACCAACGGGCTGAAAACTCTAGTCTGTAATAAAGCAGGACTTTAACAAATAAgatggtggtggtgtagttgctaagtcatgcccagctcttgtgaccccgtggactgtagcccaccaggctcctctgtccatgggatttttcaggcaagaatcctggagtgggttgccatttccttctccaggggatcttcccaacccagggatcaaacccaggtctcgggTATTGCTggtggtctccttcattgcaggcagattcttaaccaactgagctactagggaagatATTTCTATACAAAAGGCAAACACTGCTCCCCCCAACTCCCCGGCCCCCACCTTTCTACTTGGGTGTATCATCTAGTTGTTTCatcttttgtcttcattttttttctgtggcTGCCACCTTCTATGGGAAGCCTAACTGTTGAAAATTTTAGGAGCAAATATGGAAAGGGAATTGAAGGCTGCATATCCTGAAAGCCATGGTTTCTTTagccatctttaaaaaatacccaTCTTTATAAAAGGACACATAGCAGGTTTTGAATGAAGTTGCTTTGTTCCACCAGGGCCTGACTGTTGATGTTGTGGTGAGTTTGCAGAAAGTGCTAGGAAAGTGCATGGAATGATTTGAGAAGCTTGTGAGAGTCCCTTCCCATTGCTGTTAGATCTCTGGAGATTTAGAGGAAATGCTAAAGGGGCTGCCAGCCCTGCTCCTGGGCTGTGTGTGTTTGGAGGCAGCTGAGCAATGCCCACAGCTGAGGTATCTAAACCTTCAGAGACCGTAAACCACTTAACTCCCACTCTTGGGCCCTGATAAGAATGGATACAAAAGAAAACTCATCtcatgtaaataaaaattctagtaaaaaactagaaatgaacACAAAAGGTATTCTGTCACTTAACTGTGATAATATTATTTTGGTGTTCTCTAGCTGAGTCATTGAAAAAGATAAAGCCCCTGTGTTTATATTACATCTGAACACTGCTATCTGTAACTTAAATTCTCTGGTTTTCCTCCTCCAACTCGGGTCCTTGTCTGTAGTGCTGCCATCACCTGGGTGCTTGTTAGAAACAAAGCATTTCAGGTTTCATCCCAGCCTATTTTGAATCAAGGTCTGTGTTTTTACAAGATCCCCTCATGACTCAAGAGCACATTTAAGTCTGAGAAACTTTAGACCTTAATCTTTCTCTGGTTTACAGAGCAACAAGCTTCTCTTATTTCCCTGTATCTTCCACACTAAATTATTTCATGTCTGTGTCTACAGCAGCTACGTTAACTCCTCAGACTATTTAagcaaatagttttaaaatttaattcacaGAACCTGCTATAATTTGAAGCATGTAAATCCATCCCTTTATAACTGTGCTTTGAGACGGGGGACAGAGGGAGAACTCTGGAAAGGGTGTTAACTGACCATCTCCCAGGCAGGGACCCAGAGGGTGATATAACTTTAATAAAATCGTTATGATAGCTTCTAGTCCATTGTTTTCTAAGAATCTCCCATTGAGTGATCCGGAGCTGAAAGGACTTGAGAAGGCCAATATTATGCTGTATGAACTTGCAAGAAATTGCTGTAGAAGCCACGATGCTAGTTTTTACAACCAGAAATATAACAATTGTGCAGACCTGATGTTTTATGTTAGTTTGACCAGAAAATTCACTTTATATGGAAATGACTTTGAAAGCTTAAGTAAGTCTCTTGTCACAGACAAAATCAGATCAGAGTAGGTTTGTTAATTTTATGATTCTTAAGGCTTGGGAgcatgatatatacatatatagatatatatttatgatatataagTATTCATAAAGGCCCATTAACCAAACATTCAAGACAACAGTTTGGAGAATTCCCACCCTAGACAGTGGTGAACACAGATTTTGGATCTTAAAAATTTCTCCGTTTTTCATTTGGCAGAGTCTTTCTCTGTATATATTTGATTTCATCATCTCTTAGCTTTTTGGGGATCTGTCATCATTGCTTACATGTTCTGTCCATACTGAAATCATCTTCAGATGATAGATAaatccatattttaaatttctcttcatAGGGGATCATATGTTAGAAAACCCACCGACCCTCTTTCAGAAGATCTGAGAAGGCTTCCAAAAGGGGGAGAAGAGATTGATGAGGTTGAAGGTCAAGGTTAAGGGAAGCTGCTGGGCTAAGAATGGGCTAAAGCAGTTGACTCAGTTAATTAATCAACTCAGGCACTGTGGAAAATACCATAAAGTGTAAGTGATGCAGGCAGCTTCACACAAGTATGAAATCAAGTTTGGACACAAAACATGTGAAACAACTAGGGAATAATTATAAGGAAGCAAATAACCAAGTGCTTAAGAAATGACTTACGTTTGTAAGAGCTTTATACTACACATGATTCTAATAACATATTTgtagaaagaaattttttatatttaatacataaGTATGTATATGGTTATGTTAAAGGGAATCATGTGTTGTATAAAGATCTTTACAGACCTTATGTAATAATTCTTTGAAATATGAAGACGTTAATAGCTCCCTCAATATCACAGAACTAATAAGAGGGACAGCTAAAATTAGAATTTAGGACTTTCAACTTCATaagcaaaattgttttaaagacattaaactatttttttttggtaatagacAAAATATGCTTACTTAGGAGAAAACATGAAAGGTCAGACTGCTGGTGAATACGACAGTACTACCCCTCTGGTGAAGGGGTTTTATTCATCAGGAGACAGTTTTATAAGAAATCACTATAAGGGTCTGAAGAGGGGAGGGAGTGGAGAAGAACAACCAAAACCTTGGCCATATGTACTGAAGTTCTCTGGAAGGGGTCAGAGTCTGCAGAGCAAGTCAAACAGAGAGATGATAATTTATTAAGGAAGGCAACCTTGGTCAGGGACATAGAAAGGAAGGCATAGATGCTAAAGACACTCTGGAGCCCCTAGTGGCAGGTGTTGGCAAGACAGAATTAAGGATATCTGATCTTGACAGTCTTTGCTTGGGTAGTGCTGCTCCCTAGAACAAGAAGGCATTGGATGTTAAAGAAGGGGAAGATAAATATTTTGGTCTTCATGATTAACCTGAAATAGTATTGAGGCCCTGAATTTGAAATGTCTTGTGGACTGCTGTGTTGGGCTTGTGGTGGTGAGGATGGTGGTAGGGGCAGACATTCAGAGGCTGAGAAAGGGTGGTTGGGGGGATATGTTGGAGAGCTGTTGGGCCATCTTTGTTACTTTTGTCTCTGCCACTGGGTTCTAGAAAGATCCTGACATCACCAGCATGTCTTTCCTTGAGATGTCTAAGTCTTTCCCACCCACTGAATATTTGTGTGTCAGATTATTTATCACTAGATatgtatttgtttctattttcctagttgtttcattttgttactTCCTGACCTTATTTTTAACCTCTCtatcctatttattttttggccctgGTGCCCTGCATTCCTCCCGATTTAGTGTCAATATGATGTGAACTCTAAAGGTAAACAAGCCACACTGATGTGCTTGGACTATCAAGTCATTCatcccttttcccttctttgtcttgtttttcttatcttcctcttcctctctattAATAAATACTTGAGTCATTTAAAACTATGCGACAGGCATTTCCTCAGCAGGAGATAGATCctgaaacaaaagtttaaaaacattgaAGATGAAATACCACAGTCTACAGCAGTGTTTCTTAAGCTATAGTTATTTGTATACCATCTCTGATTTTTGCCCTGTCTGCATACTATTTGttaatgacttaattttttttttggttcaaatCATCATTTATTTTACTCGAATTAATTTTCATAAGGGAAAACTTTCTATCaacattgaaaattttaaaacattaaaaaacacattaaaatacataactcttaaaaaaatgttcatcTGTGCCCTTATAAACCACATGTCCTTCATGGAGGGGCTGCCTGAGAACTATATATTCAAAATGTTACCAGTGATTGAGTTCTAACTCTTTGAATGGTTGTTTGTGTCGGATACAGATTTGCCTCCTCCCATGCAACAGGGGTCAGTCCTAGTTTTGCGGGGTCAGTCCTAGTTTTGTCACATGAAAGCAATACAAAAATacgttttttcttttatttcacaaattGCTTCCCTTTAAAGAAGACAGTTCCAGGacttttccaatgcagggatgcgggttcgaaccctggtgggggaaactaagatcctaccagCTGTGTGGCACaactgataaaaaataaagaatacagtGCCTTTTGGGCCTCCTTTCCTCTGGACTAGATACCCCAGGTGCCTTCACCCCATTCTTGGGTCACTCTGTTACTGTGTTTTCTCTGATCTCCTATTATTGTGGTCTCTCTTCTCCAAATAAAATCAagttttgaatcctggcttgTCCATCTCCTTTTAAAAGAACAGTTCTGAGACTGGCCACAGTTCTCCAGGTGAGTTCTGACTCGTGCAGAGATAATCagattttgcttgcttttttcctGGACACTGTTTTTCCCTTAATAAGAGCTAAAATTGTACTCCTTAAACGAAGCAATGGCATTATACTGTTGTCTCATATTCTGGAGGTGGTTGTCTAATACTGCCTGTCATTTTCACTTCTTATCAGTTCTTTCCCACGTTAGGCCTGTGCAGtgaaaacaatctaaatgggAAGATTTTTCACATATTCTTATTGAATGGAATTTTGCTGACTTTGGTCTTTGTCCcaggctttatatttttaatattttaactttcttctcaacttgggaaaaataattttgataaattcCCATTCAAACCACTAATAACAAATTGAATAGTGTTAGGCCAGGGACAACTCCCCTGTAgtacattgcagggggattcatTCAGCCTCACATGGATCCAATAAGCCTTGTGCCTTCTGGACTGCTGTCTGCAAGCTACTTATTTCTAGTGACTTATTCCTCCTATTGGAAAACCATGAATAACATTTGTCTATCTAAATTTGGGGggcattttctcatttgtcatcATAGATCACTAATCAGTGTCCATTCTGGAAGTGTTGCCAGTGTTCTGAGGGTTCATTTATCTGGTCCCAGAGATTTGAACTTATTTAAAATGCTCAGATGAGTACTTACTGCTTAATTTATCTCACTCTCCAGTTTCTGCAGAAATGTTTATTATATGCTGTCCAATTTGAAAATCATtcttaatggaaaagaaagaagatagcTTATTTCCCTGCCTTAGATTCTTTCTTAAATCCCTTGTGCCTTTTCAGGATTATTTGCCTCAGAGGAAagagattcattcatttgttcatgaaCTCCTAGATGCCAGTAAATATCCTGTAATCTGAGGCTAGTAAGAGAAAAGACAGAGTCTCTGGTCTTCAGGAACTGCTGATATAGTAGGAGGACATAAAAATAATCAGCAAAGTGAAATATGAGCCGTCTTAGTCTGtgtgggctgctgtaacaaaacacCGCAGACTGGGcagcttataaacaatagaattttatttctcacacttttggaggctagaagtctgaggtcagggtCCCAGTGTGGCCAACTGAAGGCTGTCTGCTGGGCTGCAGACTTCTTGTTGTGCCCTCCCATGGTGGAAGGGACTGGACAGCTCTGTGgggcctcttttataagggcactagtcccattctttaccatctgagcttccctggtggttcagatggtagacTCTGTCTCcagtataggagacctgggttcaatccctgggttgggaagatcccctgaagaagggtatggcaacccactgctgtattcctgcctggaaaatcccatggacagaggagcctggtgggctacactccagggagttgcaaggagttggacatgactgagcgactaacgctttcactttgcCCTCATGACCTAttcacttcccaaaggccccacctacTGACACCTACCTttaggggttaggatttcaatatgATTTtgtggaggaagaggggagagacaCCAACATTGAGACTACAGCATGAGCAGAGATGTTAAAAGCACAGGGACTGAAGACTGAGTGGCTTTGTGAGTTGAAACTGCAGGTTGCCCTGGTCGAGTATGAGGTTGTGCCCTGCATACTGCAAAGGCCATCACGTTGTGTACAATTGCGGTGGCCTGAATCCTGGCTCTCCTACTTGTCAGCACTGTGTCTTTGCTCAAGTTATCTTGTTCAAGCCTATTAGCCTTCACTTTCCAACTCTGGAGAATGGGGGAAGTAATTGTACGTATCTCATTGTGTTGTGatgaagttttaaagaaaaatcctcTAATGCATTTAtctcagtgcttggcacatactGAGCACTCAGTGAACACTATTATTATTCATAAAATGTGGCTTGGCTCTATTGGAAGCACACACAGTGAGCCATGGAAGCACAAGGAGTGCTAAGTATTAGCTTCTAATGACTGatgtaataaattaccacaaattccgtggcttaaaacagcactcGTGTGTTCTCTGACAGTTATGGAGGCTAGAGGTCCAGAGTCAGTTTCGCTGGCAGAAGCGAAGTAGTCAGCAGGGCCTTGCTTCTTCCAGAGGCACTTGGGGAGGAGctgttccttgcctcttccagatTCTGGTGAGC
This genomic interval carries:
- the GPX8 gene encoding probable glutathione peroxidase 8 isoform X1, with amino-acid sequence MEPLTAYPLRCSGPKAKAFAVLLSMVLCTVMLFLLQLKFLKPKINSFYTFEVKDANGRAVSLEKFKGKEVALVVNVASDCQLTDRNYLALQELHKEFGPFHFSVLAFPCNQFGESEPRPSKDVVSFARNNFGVTFPIFHKIKILGSEAEPAFRFLVDSSKKEPRWNFWKYLVNPEGQVVKSWRPEEPIEVIRPEIAALIRQMIIKKKEDL
- the GPX8 gene encoding probable glutathione peroxidase 8 isoform X2, translating into MEPLTAYPLRCSGPKAKAFAVLLSMVLCTVMLFLLQLKFLKPKINSFYTFEVKDANGRAVSLEKFKGKVALVVNVASDCQLTDRNYLALQELHKEFGPFHFSVLAFPCNQFGESEPRPSKDVVSFARNNFGVTFPIFHKIKILGSEAEPAFRFLVDSSKKEPRWNFWKYLVNPEGQVVKSWRPEEPIEVIRPEIAALIRQMIIKKKEDL
- the GPX8 gene encoding probable glutathione peroxidase 8 isoform X3, with protein sequence MEPLTAYPLRCSGPKAKAFAVLLSMVLCTVMLFLLQLKFLKPKINSFYTFEVKDANGRAVSLEKFKGKILQRRNQGGIFGSIWSTLKVKL